In the genome of Cellvibrio sp. KY-YJ-3, one region contains:
- a CDS encoding sensor histidine kinase KdpD, producing the protein MEPRSTPQHSDQDYDQMPIDFSFVLASSVHDMKNSLGMLLNTLSAMVEASPPKDAQQAKLFSTLEYEAARINGELVQLLSLYKMDEKTLAILIDEHHVIDIIEEQIARNYALLTSRDISVEVDCDSDLAWYFDSELLGGVLNNLVVNCARYCRERLLISASEDNGYLCISVADDGQGYPETMLLGPAPQGSVSFNSGNTRLGLLFARKVLSLHKSKRGQGYMTIENGGPLGGGVLKLHLP; encoded by the coding sequence ATGGAGCCTAGATCAACACCACAGCATTCGGATCAAGATTACGATCAGATGCCCATTGATTTTTCATTCGTACTCGCATCCAGTGTGCATGATATGAAAAATTCATTGGGAATGTTGTTAAACACGCTCTCTGCGATGGTGGAGGCTTCGCCGCCTAAGGATGCACAGCAAGCTAAATTATTTTCCACTCTGGAGTATGAGGCGGCGCGTATTAACGGCGAGTTAGTGCAGCTTTTGTCACTGTATAAAATGGACGAAAAAACCCTCGCGATCTTAATTGACGAGCATCATGTGATCGATATCATCGAAGAACAAATCGCGCGCAATTATGCGCTATTAACCTCGCGTGATATCAGTGTTGAAGTCGATTGCGACAGCGACCTGGCGTGGTACTTTGACAGTGAATTGTTAGGCGGCGTGTTGAATAATCTGGTGGTTAATTGTGCGCGTTATTGCCGTGAGCGCTTGCTGATTAGTGCGAGTGAAGATAATGGTTATTTGTGTATCAGTGTGGCGGATGACGGCCAGGGATACCCGGAGACTATGTTGTTAGGGCCTGCTCCCCAGGGATCGGTGTCTTTCAATTCCGGCAATACCCGTTTAGGTTTGTTATTTGCGCGTAAAGTATTATCGCTGCACAAATCCAAGCGCGGGCAGGGCTATATGACGATTGAAAACGGCGGGCCACTCGGTGGCGGTGTACTGAAACTGCACCTTCCTTAA
- a CDS encoding DUF5610 domain-containing protein → MTISSLNNTSLNGTLPNTLSGSGTNAKPANISSVNPQNLDTLPAADAKVMTLEEKRQTALQVVNKTLSMAYEKLASRGQVVSDEYAAFEPLTAEKVANNILGFIERRLQMDAADGATQEQLQARLEAGLSGFKKGFAEASEKLEALSLLSPEIKTDIDKTYDLVLEGIDELRAKFIEAATAPSAEPEKSTSGAKEQLTSAATGKAPVTLDVPEFVPAPGSYLGYANYEYGRAREFSFELTTKEGDKVTITAASSEGLAIEAGRAGRSNSSVTAINASYSASQSFSLSIEGDLSEAELVAINDLLGRVNDLAGQFFAGDLDGAFTQAMNLGYDSEQIGSFALNLAQAEIQQITKAYEVFEPARASDNGNKLGLNRESLLPLGNFIRDLLDSLDRASVFPEPAGLLTNMAEKITGETEQDQVQGRRFSEFMKEILALELR, encoded by the coding sequence ATGACTATCTCCTCGCTCAACAACACTTCATTAAATGGCACCTTGCCCAATACCCTTTCTGGTAGTGGAACCAATGCCAAGCCAGCCAACATTAGTTCTGTGAATCCGCAGAACCTGGATACACTCCCGGCTGCAGATGCCAAAGTAATGACGCTGGAGGAAAAGCGCCAGACTGCGCTGCAGGTGGTCAACAAAACCCTATCGATGGCCTATGAAAAACTGGCTTCGCGCGGGCAGGTGGTAAGTGATGAGTACGCCGCCTTCGAACCGCTAACAGCCGAAAAAGTGGCCAACAATATTCTCGGTTTTATCGAACGTCGGTTGCAGATGGATGCAGCCGATGGCGCCACACAAGAACAGCTGCAAGCGCGTTTGGAAGCCGGACTGTCGGGCTTCAAAAAGGGCTTCGCAGAAGCCAGTGAAAAACTGGAAGCGTTGAGCCTCTTATCCCCCGAAATTAAAACTGATATAGATAAAACCTACGATTTGGTGCTGGAAGGTATTGATGAGTTGCGAGCTAAATTCATAGAGGCGGCCACAGCTCCATCAGCCGAGCCTGAAAAATCCACCTCTGGTGCCAAAGAGCAGCTTACTTCAGCCGCTACTGGCAAGGCGCCAGTCACCCTGGATGTACCCGAATTTGTTCCCGCACCTGGCTCGTACCTTGGTTATGCCAACTATGAATATGGTCGCGCACGGGAGTTCAGCTTTGAGTTAACCACCAAAGAGGGTGATAAAGTCACTATCACGGCTGCCTCCAGCGAGGGTTTGGCGATAGAGGCAGGGCGGGCTGGTCGTAGTAACTCATCGGTAACTGCCATCAACGCCAGTTACAGCGCAAGTCAGTCATTTTCACTGAGTATTGAAGGCGACTTGAGTGAAGCGGAACTGGTGGCAATCAATGATTTGCTTGGGCGGGTAAATGATTTGGCTGGTCAATTCTTTGCCGGTGATTTGGATGGCGCTTTTACTCAAGCAATGAACCTGGGATATGACTCTGAACAAATCGGTAGTTTTGCGCTGAACCTTGCTCAGGCTGAAATCCAACAGATCACCAAAGCATACGAAGTATTTGAGCCTGCGCGCGCTTCTGATAATGGCAATAAATTGGGCCTAAATCGCGAATCCTTGTTGCCCCTTGGCAACTTTATCCGCGATTTACTCGATAGCCTGGATCGTGCATCAGTATTCCCCGAGCCTGCGGGACTACTGACCAATATGGCTGAAAAGATAACCGGTGAAACTGAGCAGGATCAGGTTCAGGGGCGTCGGTTTAGTGAGTTTATGAAAGAAATTTTGGCCCTGGAGTTGCGTTAA
- a CDS encoding EAL and HDOD domain-containing protein, whose product MTETIPLLARQPIFDGNMKVVAYELLCRNSDLKFIATSDGDAASSQVLLNAFTELSIDEVVGTHKAFVNFTRALLNSPPPFSRQKLVIEVLEGQQVDAAMLFSLKQLREQGYTIALDDFELSSDTEGLVPYADIIKLDVLALSAEKLLAHVSHLKSLGITLIAEKVETYEMYEKCKALGFDLFQGYFLAKPRVITGRKISENKQSVLQLLSALHDPNAPIDKIERMIARDTLLSFKLLRLVNSAAFGLSRNVESLRQAIMLLGLNKLRNWVNLLALSNLSGKPHELSITALTRARMCEMIATKINQRSRPDSYFTVGLLSTLDAFLDAPLEELLRNLSLSEQLNQAMLKHSGPEGKVLAIVQMHEQGRWQDIDWDQLDEMGINPEILAEIYIDALRWVAETMNTLGISAN is encoded by the coding sequence ATGACCGAAACCATACCGCTGCTTGCGCGCCAACCAATTTTTGATGGCAACATGAAAGTTGTTGCCTATGAATTATTGTGTCGCAATAGTGATTTAAAATTTATTGCCACCAGCGATGGCGATGCGGCCAGCTCACAAGTGCTGTTAAATGCATTCACTGAGCTATCGATTGATGAAGTGGTCGGTACGCACAAAGCATTTGTTAATTTCACACGCGCACTACTCAACTCCCCCCCGCCCTTTAGCCGGCAAAAATTAGTTATCGAAGTATTAGAAGGACAGCAGGTCGATGCGGCAATGCTGTTCTCACTGAAACAATTGCGCGAGCAGGGTTACACTATTGCCCTGGATGACTTTGAGTTAAGCAGTGACACTGAGGGGCTGGTTCCCTATGCAGATATAATCAAACTGGATGTACTTGCGTTGTCAGCGGAAAAACTCTTGGCTCATGTCAGCCACTTGAAATCCCTAGGCATCACCTTAATCGCGGAAAAGGTCGAAACCTACGAGATGTATGAAAAGTGCAAAGCATTGGGGTTTGACCTTTTTCAAGGATATTTTTTAGCAAAACCCCGTGTTATCACCGGACGAAAAATTTCTGAAAATAAACAATCCGTATTGCAATTGTTATCAGCACTGCACGACCCCAATGCACCAATCGATAAAATAGAGCGGATGATCGCGCGCGACACGCTCTTAAGTTTTAAACTACTGCGCCTGGTGAATTCCGCCGCTTTTGGTTTATCGCGTAATGTGGAATCACTGCGTCAGGCAATTATGCTCTTGGGGCTCAATAAACTCAGGAATTGGGTTAATTTACTGGCGCTCTCAAACCTGAGCGGCAAACCACATGAATTGAGTATTACCGCCCTCACCCGTGCACGTATGTGCGAAATGATCGCAACCAAAATTAATCAGCGCTCGCGCCCGGACTCTTATTTCACCGTGGGCTTGCTTTCAACGCTAGACGCATTTTTAGATGCACCGTTGGAAGAGTTATTGCGCAATTTATCCCTGAGCGAACAACTGAACCAAGCGATGCTCAAACACTCAGGCCCCGAAGGTAAGGTTCTAGCCATAGTGCAAATGCATGAACAAGGGCGCTGGCAAGATATCGATTGGGATCAACTGGATGAAATGGGGATTAATCCGGAAATTCTGGCGGAAATTTATATCGATGCATTGCGCTGGGTAGCGGAAACAATGAATACACTTGGTATAAGTGCCAATTAA
- a CDS encoding FHA domain-containing protein produces the protein MLKIRFKDNKYNAVWLVEPKITIGRSATNALVIDDPLVSDVHMEVLVDNEHLTLRNLVPTHAVIVNGQKITGACELKPGDNISIGAVELVVIDPKREARLSTEAPVASVQAVLTKTTGWSLKANHTALANRVFPLKDVTTIGRSNECDISLPAAHLSRRHAQLQVIDGMLFVKDLDSANGTFLNGKRVAEARVKRGDELRFDALSFGVMGPADDMAKTTVRKAVPLEPTNSPAASTARKSSPAARPAVATRASSVSRSAAAAPAKPVAEEGNKGKFGLILLAVLAIVVITTLILTRK, from the coding sequence ATGCTCAAAATCCGCTTTAAAGACAATAAATACAATGCGGTATGGTTGGTAGAACCCAAAATTACAATCGGTCGCTCGGCGACCAACGCGCTGGTAATTGATGACCCGCTGGTTAGTGACGTACATATGGAAGTGTTGGTAGACAACGAGCACCTTACGTTGCGCAACCTCGTTCCTACTCATGCGGTGATTGTGAATGGACAAAAAATCACTGGTGCATGTGAGTTGAAGCCTGGCGACAACATCAGTATTGGTGCTGTCGAGCTTGTTGTAATAGATCCCAAACGCGAGGCTCGTTTGTCTACAGAGGCGCCTGTTGCTAGTGTTCAAGCAGTGTTGACCAAAACAACGGGTTGGTCATTAAAGGCAAACCACACCGCACTGGCCAATCGTGTGTTTCCACTGAAGGATGTCACAACTATCGGCCGCTCCAATGAGTGTGATATCAGCTTGCCCGCGGCACATTTGTCGCGCCGTCATGCCCAGTTACAGGTTATTGATGGCATGCTGTTCGTAAAAGATTTGGATTCTGCCAATGGGACATTCCTCAACGGCAAACGCGTAGCCGAAGCAAGAGTCAAGCGTGGCGATGAATTGCGGTTTGATGCCTTGAGCTTTGGGGTCATGGGGCCAGCCGATGATATGGCCAAAACCACGGTGCGAAAGGCTGTGCCACTTGAGCCAACAAATTCACCCGCCGCCAGCACTGCGCGTAAGTCGTCCCCTGCTGCGCGACCTGCGGTCGCAACCCGTGCTTCCTCGGTGAGTCGCTCGGCAGCCGCCGCGCCTGCCAAACCTGTTGCAGAAGAGGGTAACAAAGGTAAGTTCGGGCTAATTTTGCTGGCTGTTTTGGCGATTGTGGTTATAACAACCTTGATCTTAACGCGTAAATAA
- a CDS encoding glutaredoxin family protein, whose product MKPIYLYSTPGCHLCELAREVVEPLLNNYSLVLEEIDIAQSDELIERYGVKIPVLKSPSHIDELCWPFDTAQAAAFLVRNSI is encoded by the coding sequence ATGAAGCCTATCTATCTTTACTCCACCCCCGGTTGTCACCTCTGTGAGTTGGCGCGGGAGGTGGTTGAACCTCTGTTAAATAACTACTCACTGGTGCTCGAAGAGATTGATATCGCCCAGTCTGATGAACTCATTGAGCGTTACGGTGTAAAAATTCCTGTCTTAAAATCCCCCTCTCATATCGATGAGCTCTGTTGGCCGTTCGATACAGCCCAGGCCGCCGCCTTTCTGGTTCGCAATAGTATTTAA
- a CDS encoding chemotaxis protein CheV, with the protein MSKLLDSIDQRTRLVGENRLELLMFRLGGRQLFAINVFKVQEVVKIPKLRPVPHSHPHIRGVAHLRGQAVPVIDLRAAIGMSPLKDLENANLIVAEYNRSVQAFLIGEVDRIVNLNWELILPPPKGTGRGHFLTAITRIEDQLVEILDVERVLADIIPYNTRVSADILDSDLAQEARKRKLKVLLAEDSPTAVKQVVETLGNIGIEVLSVQDGLQALNLLRQWAAAGRKVTDEILMLVTDAEMPEMDGYRLTAEVRKDPALRDLYVVLHTSLSGSFNKAMVEKVGCNDFLSKFQPDELAAVVQKRLRVFLSQASH; encoded by the coding sequence ATGTCTAAGTTACTGGATTCCATCGATCAGCGTACTCGTTTGGTGGGCGAGAATCGTTTGGAATTGTTAATGTTTCGCTTGGGCGGGCGTCAACTTTTTGCTATCAACGTGTTTAAGGTGCAGGAGGTTGTCAAAATTCCCAAGTTGCGCCCCGTGCCTCACAGTCATCCCCATATTCGCGGTGTTGCGCATTTGCGAGGGCAGGCGGTGCCTGTAATTGATTTACGGGCGGCGATTGGCATGAGTCCGCTTAAAGATTTGGAAAACGCCAACTTAATTGTTGCGGAATATAATCGTTCCGTGCAGGCTTTTTTGATTGGTGAAGTTGATCGTATTGTTAACCTGAATTGGGAGTTGATATTGCCGCCCCCCAAAGGCACAGGGCGCGGTCATTTTTTAACGGCAATCACACGCATTGAAGATCAGTTAGTTGAAATACTGGATGTTGAACGTGTACTTGCCGACATTATTCCCTACAACACCCGGGTTTCAGCGGACATATTGGATTCGGATTTAGCGCAAGAGGCTCGTAAGCGTAAATTGAAAGTACTCTTGGCCGAAGATTCACCCACCGCCGTAAAACAAGTTGTGGAGACCTTGGGAAATATTGGTATTGAAGTGCTTTCGGTACAAGATGGTTTGCAGGCGTTGAACTTATTGCGGCAGTGGGCAGCGGCCGGGCGCAAGGTAACAGATGAAATTCTTATGTTAGTGACCGATGCAGAAATGCCCGAAATGGATGGTTACAGGCTAACGGCTGAAGTGCGAAAAGACCCAGCGCTACGCGATTTGTATGTGGTGCTACACACGTCGCTTAGCGGTAGTTTTAATAAAGCAATGGTTGAAAAAGTGGGCTGCAATGACTTTTTATCCAAATTTCAGCCGGATGAACTTGCTGCCGTAGTGCAAAAGCGATTGCGCGTATTTTTAAGTCAAGCGTCACATTAA
- a CDS encoding tetratricopeptide repeat-containing response regulator — protein MADLGFYKMHALIIDDFENFRGTLYKMLMDLGIGNVDSAASGEEALRYCKARNYDLILCDNNLGKGKSGQQVLEELRSTDNPCAESLFILVSAESSKSIIMAAYDYEPDAYLAKPITPKALDQRLNRLFEQRSELKEVLAAQKAGDDALAIKLCNDLVAQGSRYTNSCQKILGQLYLKQNNLPAAEELYRTVLDNRELEWAQLGMVKTRLAQKDLLGAQQWLENILQSNPLCMKAYDLKAELFKLQNNTEGLQEVLQKATDLSPLSILRQQELGAVAQQNNDLLTAANALKRAVKLGEHSCFDKADVHSLFAQATIDLFSIDKELAKPLVRDAVACAVNMEDKFGKNNLRKAESLLLESQLQVCAGDQRRAQDALVSAQSALGSSKDESALPVQIEMVRALRLLGRTNEAQECLAELLHRYAANEQQLQKLDVLLDEPRSEKNKLMVAEINKKGIAHYNAKDFSAAADAFKTALQKLPNHVGLRLNYVQALIDKLKTGFDVSLSEKIQQTFTKTTAIISQQHPQFQRYRQLNDVYNSLVRAHEKQQRG, from the coding sequence ATGGCCGATCTTGGCTTTTACAAGATGCATGCCCTGATTATCGATGATTTTGAGAATTTTCGTGGCACGCTGTACAAAATGTTGATGGATTTAGGCATAGGGAATGTGGACTCGGCTGCATCCGGTGAAGAGGCGCTGCGTTATTGCAAGGCACGTAATTACGATTTAATTCTCTGTGATAACAATCTGGGCAAGGGAAAAAGTGGTCAGCAAGTTTTGGAAGAGCTGCGCTCGACCGATAACCCTTGTGCAGAAAGTTTGTTTATTCTGGTATCGGCTGAATCCAGCAAAAGCATCATTATGGCGGCTTACGATTACGAGCCTGACGCCTACCTTGCCAAGCCCATCACTCCCAAGGCACTCGACCAACGGTTAAATCGCTTGTTTGAGCAGCGCAGTGAGCTAAAAGAAGTTCTGGCCGCCCAAAAAGCCGGCGATGATGCCCTTGCAATAAAGCTATGTAACGATTTGGTCGCCCAAGGCAGCCGTTACACAAACAGTTGTCAGAAAATTTTAGGCCAGCTTTATCTCAAACAAAATAATCTTCCTGCCGCTGAAGAGTTGTATCGAACCGTATTGGATAATCGCGAATTGGAGTGGGCGCAGCTGGGTATGGTAAAAACCCGCTTGGCGCAAAAGGATCTGCTCGGTGCGCAGCAGTGGTTGGAAAATATTTTGCAATCCAACCCTCTGTGTATGAAGGCATACGATTTAAAAGCTGAATTATTCAAGTTGCAAAATAATACTGAAGGGTTGCAAGAGGTGTTGCAGAAAGCAACAGACCTATCACCTCTGTCTATTTTGCGCCAGCAAGAGCTCGGCGCTGTCGCCCAGCAAAATAATGATTTACTCACTGCCGCCAATGCGCTCAAGCGAGCGGTAAAACTGGGTGAACATTCCTGTTTCGATAAAGCAGATGTACATTCCCTGTTCGCCCAAGCCACTATCGATTTATTTTCTATCGACAAAGAGCTGGCCAAACCGCTGGTTCGGGATGCAGTTGCTTGCGCGGTTAATATGGAAGATAAATTTGGCAAAAATAATCTGCGTAAAGCGGAATCCTTGTTGTTGGAGAGTCAGCTACAAGTTTGTGCCGGTGATCAACGCCGCGCACAGGATGCTCTGGTAAGCGCACAATCGGCATTAGGCAGTAGTAAAGATGAAAGTGCCTTGCCAGTGCAAATAGAAATGGTGCGTGCGCTGCGGTTGCTAGGGCGTACCAATGAGGCACAAGAGTGTCTTGCCGAGCTGTTGCACCGCTATGCGGCTAATGAACAGCAGCTACAAAAACTGGATGTCTTGTTGGATGAGCCGCGCAGTGAAAAAAATAAACTGATGGTGGCTGAAATCAACAAAAAAGGTATCGCACACTATAACGCTAAAGATTTTTCTGCAGCAGCAGATGCGTTTAAAACAGCGCTGCAAAAATTACCCAACCATGTTGGGTTGCGTTTAAATTATGTGCAGGCATTAATCGATAAATTAAAAACCGGTTTTGATGTTTCACTGAGCGAAAAAATTCAGCAAACTTTTACCAAAACCACGGCAATTATTTCCCAGCAGCATCCGCAATTTCAACGCTACAGACAGTTGAATGATGTTTACAACAGCCTTGTTCGGGCCCACGAAAAACAGCAGCGAGGTTGA